The DNA sequence ATTTCCGAGTTCATGTTGTTGCATCAATCGGAAGACGCACCATTCGGTAGAACGAATTGGTGCATTGATCAGTAGGAGATTATGTAGTGCCCCTTAATTCTATTATTTGCATTGTCTCACTATACAGCATAATGCATCATAGAACACCAGGCTTCTTGATTCTGCTGTCTCCAGAGAAAGTTAAGATTAAGCCTAATAGTAATCTTCTTGATTGTTTTCCTCCAAGTCCATCTCATATGCATATGATTTTTTTCTTCCTCATGAGCTCCAtgaatttctactgcatcttataTCTGTTTGTTTTAGTAAATGCTATGGCTTCATAATCTTCAGGCCAGATCTTCACATATGTTGTAGCATGAactatttgatgatgattttaaaaaCAGTCCCAGATGCTTTCTTGCTTTGTTCACATCCTTTCTCCATCCAAGTTTATCTCATATGCAGATGATCTGTTTTCTTGGTGATGAgtgatagcagatgagatttccccaACTGCAcgtggaaatcttatctgctatcaatgaGTTCCATTATTCTTTACCAGAGAACAAGTTTTTCTACTACATCTTATATTTGTTTGTATTAAAAAAATGCTCCCGATTCGCAATTTTCAGGCCAGATCTTCACAGATGTTGTAGGCAGCCCTTATTATGTAGCTCCTGAGGTACTGCGCAAGCACTACGGGCCAGAAGCTGATGTCTGGACAGCTGGGGTGATACTATACATATTATTGAGTGGAGTGCCTCCTTTTTGGGCTGGTATAATTCTCATCTATTTTTTTTAGCAACTTAGTGATCACAACAATTCCTAGAACTAACCCATGTCTACTCTCCAGAAACACAGCAAGGAATATTTGATGCAGTTTTGAAGGGATTCATTGATTTTGATACGGAGCCATGGCCAATGATCTCTGACAGTGCGAAGGACCTGATAAGAAAAATGCTTTGTTCTCGTCCTTCAGATCGCCTTACTGCTCATGAAGTACTTTGTATGTCATCCATTTCATGATGATAATGAGCATATAGTTTGTAGTAGTTCTTTACAGAATTTTGAGTACCAAtctcaatttttctttttttttgtgcacATCTTTCAGTTCCAGACATTATTATAACTTCTGGGGGAGAATCATAATTAGGTGTAGTCCACTAATTAGAGATTGCCTGATAAGTTTCGATTTGTCTGTGATCCTAATAAAGTACTTTAGCTGTAGGAGTATGTAAAGTATGGTATAATTACAGGCTAAACTGAAAACAGGCAGTTGCATCAAAAGCACAATATGTTACATTAGATTGAGGATGAGCACAATAAAATTACaattatttatttgaaaatatcaCCAGTACATAGAAGGAGGATCAGTTCAAATAGGGTGTCCACCTCTGCAAGCAATCTTGTTGTCTCAAAAAATGTTGAAGGCATCGGCTGACTTAACACACTTGTCAAAGAAAACAATTATACAAACTTCAAGCATCTGCCAAGCTCTCTTTGAGCTTATAGCAATTATCTATCTTTAGTGTTGAATTTGTGTGTTCTAACTTCTAACTATGAGGAAAGTATATTACACAAGCATGAATATGGGAAAAATTTTAATTCTAGCTGAAAATAATTGTTTGGTGACAGCTTTTCAAATACTCTAATTCTTAGGTCATCCCTGGATATGCGAAAATGGAGTTGCTCCAGATCAGGCACTGGATCCAGCTGTACTCTCTCGCCTTAAACAATTCTCAGCAATGAATAAGTTAAAGAAGATGGCTTTAAGAGTAAGTTTATCTTTTCTTCTGAGAGATTTTCTTCGATCAACTCATGTGCCATTGAACAAGCTGATTAATCTTTCTATGTTTTGTCTTCACAAAATATACATTTATCACCTTCTGATATCTAAAAGCAGCACTTGTTTCTTCCATATAAGATGGAGAAAGTCTCTTTTGCAGAACAAGACAGTCTTTTCTTTATCCTTTATTTTGTTTTCACGTAATTATTCATCTCCTTGGAAACATTATTAATTGGATTGGCAAGTTGAGGTGGAAGACATGGCACACAAAAATATTCATCGATTAAAAATAACTCCTATTACTTGAGAATTTGATGTATCTGTTTTTGGTTTACATAAATTTCTTATCCAttccttttataataattttgttgATGGAAATGAAAACTGTTAATGTCAGCTAATGCAATTGAGCTTAAAGACAGTTGGAAGCAGTTCTGACAGATTAAACTTGTATTATGTGATTTTCTGTTGGTTTCCTATATCAATTCAGCAAGTGATTAACATCCCTAATGCAGGAAACATAAATTTTAACACTATTCAATGGTTAGTAGAAAGCTTCAACTGTCATGCCCAGCTCTGCAGGAAGCATCAGTTTTTCTGCATCCACATTTTCTGGGAGTTTCATGGAAGTGTCTCCTATGAATTAGCagaacttttcatgaattattgaaCAAGCCTTAGCTAGTTGATAGAACCCTGCTTCCAGTTATGATACTGCAACGTTTTGACTGTTTTCTGGTTCTTTTTTGGGGTTACCAAGGGCATTGATTGGGCATATAATTTTCATCAATCTCTAGATATATGCTGCTATTTGCAGTAGTAGAGATAGTATTAATATCACCTAATTAGGCATCTTGAGCATGAATTGCTGTACAAAGTGATAACAATATTATTAACTGTGCCATAGTTATTTGCGTGAGTACTGTTGCATAATCTACAACAAACCAAGGGTGTATGTATAGACTCTTGCCAATCAGAGTAAATCATAGTTACCATGAGGCCCATGCCATATACTTCTGATAAGTACATACTAATGCACCAGACATCTGTACAGGATCAGTACACTAGAATGGCTGTTCTTGATCTCAAGTTTGACTTTGATGCATCTTTTTGTGTGAAGGGATCAAGTTATTTGGTACTGTCCATATTCTTTCATCTTTGACGATATTTTTGGCCGGATTGTATTAGTTCTAGGTTGAGAGATACTAGATATATAGATTGTGTTCCTTAACCATGACTGACAAGGAAACCTGCACCTTCTTCTAGTTTTGTTCTCGAGCTAGTATTGCATTTAAGTGGATTGCACTATCCAATCACAAACATTTTCTAGCTCAGGACAAGTTGACATCACTCACATTGCAATTAAGATCAATTACTTTTCAAGTTTATCTCATATTGGTTCTAACTGTACCAGGTAATTGCTGAAAGCCTTTCCGAAGAGGAGATTGCAGGACTGAGAGAAATGTTCCAGGCAATGGACACTGACAACAGTGGTGCGATCACATTCGATGAGCTAAAAGAGGGTTTAAAAAGATATGGCTCAAACTTGAAGGAGTCAGAGATCCGTGATCTCATGGATGCTGTAAGCAAATCATCTGAACTGCTAAATTTCATCCATGTTATTGGAAATAGGATTAACAAAGGAAAGAAAGAGACACTGAAAACACATTTTGATTTGTAATAGTTATTCTTAACGTAAACCTAAAAAGTGTCTAAACCAGTGCACTTTGTCCCTTTCTTGCTGGATGATGTCATGCAGCTGAGGCAAAATTCACTTTACCACCCGACAAACACATTTAAAATGCTATGGCATGAACGGGGAGATGAAATTTTAGCAGCCTGCAAGTAGCTTTTTCTAAGGCTTGTGACAACCTGATATAGTGAGTACACAAGACCACAATAAGGACATAAGTGAGTGCATGAAACACAAGAAAACATGCAAAACATATGCAATGATGCCACAAGAAATTTTCAAGCAATTTTACTACATTAGAAACCCTTACTTTCTAAAGGTTGGTCTACTGTCTATGATGACGAGGTAGGACATAACTGTAGGATTTAGAATAACTGGAGGTTAAACACTTGAAAAAACTTGGGTTGAAATGGTTGTTTATGTCATTAGGGTAGACAAGACATCTGACTGTTTAAATATGCATGTACACCTTATTTTTTCATTTATCTCACTTTGAGGGTTGAATATTGATTGTCATTGTGTAGTTGAAATGATGagtttcttctgcatcttctttttctGAGAATACATTTTGGCTAAGAAGAGTATAGTTTTCATGAACTGAGATGGTTATCatcttttattttattgttgcttcaaagttcaaacatttTTCAGATTTCAGTGAGATTTCCATAGTAAGTTGGTGAGTTAGTCGAGCCAGTAAGGAGATCAGGTTTCCATGGTATTAAAGTATGAAATTAAGGACATTGTTTTTGGAAGGTTGCAATAGAACATTTCTCAGATCAGGTTCTACAATTTTTTCCTTTTAAGGGAAAAAATTACAAAGCAACTGACTCAAGTCAGacttcttttttttatgatatccATCCTGGCTATATGCTAAGTCGGCCCTTAAACTTCTATTATGTATCACCCTCTTACAAGAAAAGAGCAACTAGGTTTGAAAATTGACCAGGAGCAGTCTATGCCTGCATCTTGAGAATAGGAGTATCTAGATCTTAAGCTTTATCCAAAAACCACAAGAATTTCTGAAGTTTATTAGGAGCTTAGATCTTAAATATTGAGTGTTTTCTTGGAAACTGCACTGTGCTGTTGGACTTGTTTTTCAACTAAGTTTCTGAATTCCCCTAGCACTTTGATTTACCGATTCAGAAATACCTTGCATTCATTGACATCGATGATTGTTAATTAGACATTACGATTTTCCTTCTGTGATCTAAATGAACAATTCATATGTAAATTAGGCTGATGTGGACAACAGTGGCACCATTGACTACGGGGAATTTGTAGCTGCAACGATACATCTTAACAAACTGGAGCGTGAAGAGCATTTGGCAGCAGCATTTTCTTACTTTGATAAGGATGGAAGTGGTTATATCACAGTTGATGAACTTCAGCAAGCTTGTAAAGAGCACAATATGACTGATGTTTTGATCGAGGATATTATCCAAGAAGTTGATCAAGATAATGTAAGTGACAATTCAGTCTCCATTCTATCCGATAAAAAGTAATTCTTCCtggttttagtattatttttagttctgcaACTTTATTCATGATCAACAGCCATAGCTTTTGCACTTGGCTGAATGTGttgttctattcacatatcatatctcatgaatattttgattttatgaAGTATTTGACATGTGAAACTTCAAGCATgctggaaaagaaaaagaagaaagaatcatgaCTTTTGTAAGTAATTCTAGACATGATGTGGTATGATTCGTTGCTCGTTGCTTCCTATAATTCTCACTGTGGAATGATCTATAAAGAAGAACGTTTTTTTGGATCTTCTTACTAGTAATATTATTCTTTTACCATTTAAAAACTGttaatattgagattttttttaacatttttcaTTAAGATGTTGTATATCTATCTGAATTTTGATGCATAATGATCGTATGACTATGAACTAAATGAAAATGAATATTTTTATGCTGTTGTAACATCTCCCCAACTCCAAAAGTTAGTATGAGTTCTTGTGTTGTGCACATCTTATGATGTCTCTTCGAAGTTTAATATGGCAACTTTGGATTGGACACTTTTAACTTCAACATTTTCGGTGCTTGTATATCGATTTTCTAGGCCGTAAAAAGTTGACCGAGATTTTGAAGGCTCACCTGATGCTGATTTCATGTCTCAGGATGGTCGTATTGACTATGGTGAGTTTGTTACTATGATGCGAAAAGGCAACATGGGACATGGAAGAATAACCATGCGGAACATGCGAAATAGTCTGAAAATTTCCAGGAGAGATGAGCCGGAAACTCCCTGATCTCTAACCACATACAGGTTCTGTCAAAATAAACTCTTCTCTTGCCATAAATTGAATGTGGAAAAGGATGGTGTTAAAGATTTTGATGGCATTCATTTACTACGAATCATAAAAATTTGAACTGAAATGTGAAGAAAATTTGGCACAGTGTTCGGTCTTTGTTGAAACTGATTACTTTCATTTTAATTTCAGCTTGGCACGGTCTGATTCAGACAACACAAGCTTCTGACTTTGCTTCGATAAATTGTATTCTGACAAAGAACAAGCCTCGGACCGAACCATACATCTCAGGACTTGTGTAAAGAAGAGTTTGAGTTCTGCAATCCATTAAAATGTGCCCCGGCTCTTTTCTCCTTCCATTTCAGCTGCACTCCCATCACCTTGTTGAAAAAATGAAGCTGGTGGAGAAAGAAAAGATATGGAGGGAGATACAAAGTCAACCTCATGTTGCATCTGCAGTCTGATTCATTAGAAAGGACAGCATAGGAATAATAGTCTTTGGTAGAAGAACATCCTCAGGGAAGTGGAAGTCATGAGAAGCCTTCCATGCCATGCAGGGATAAAGAGTTGTACTCATTTCATGTTTCTTATTTCTTTTGCTTAGTGTTTCACTTGGCATTTCTCCAGCTTTAATAGCTGTAACACAGTCAGAAGTATATGAGTTGCTTGTTATCCATCTATATTTCATGTACATGAAAATTAAACAGCCAAAATGAGAAGATGGTTTAATTACTCTTCACTTTTACAAGCATTatttcttcttttattatttaattattagttGATACTCTAAAAAACACTAAATATCCTTAAAAACtcatcataattataaaaatattagagatattttaggcattttataattttgtatttttttacTCTTAACTAATAATGTTAACCAGGATTAGCCATGATTAACCTAAGTTATCTGCATGAATAGTGAAAGAGGGACACATGAAATGTTTTTGGAGGTATGTACATGCTATATCAAAATTTGTTAGGGAAAATAAGCtattccaaaaattttaaaaaagtagATATGTAAAAACAATTGTGTTTATtgtgaggtaacttatttttgttatttagtaAGTGGAATAAAATACTCAACTAAACCATTTTATGTCCCCAAAATGTGTAATAGAGATTGTACTCATCCTTGTATTGATTCAAAGAACAAATAGGTCAGCTCAATCTCTATTTCTTCCATGCATGTAGAACAGTTCAACACAATACAACTAATCATCCTTTTTGCTTTGGATGTCATGGAAGCTTATGTTCATGGATTGATGAGTGTGCATCCTTGCATTTTTGCTAATATGGACAACTAGGCTTGATACAGAGCTACGGCCTTAAATATTGTCCACGAtgcgtttattattattattatttaataatgatAAATGATAGACACGATATTCGAGTCAGAAAACTTACAAGAAACTGTCAAAATCTTTaccagttaaactaatattcaaaataaatttatttataaaaaatattatagaaaataaaaatattgtagaaAGATACAGTTATTATTTATAATAGATAGATATAAATTTTACCtatgtatatataattatcataatCTGGCTAAATCTATGGATCAAATAGTCAGAGCATGAGTTtaataaaagatataaataaaataaaatatattagattGAAAATATAAGACATAcatgtaatataattttttataataaaattgaaGAAAATGAAAGGAGCAAAGCAAGACGTAAATATAATTTTCTAATATCATTCTTATAATTAAAAAGacatgaatattattaaaaaatttgaaaatctaaataaaaaacattttgatttttttcaaaGTTTAAGTGGTCTAATTAGTGAACCACAGACCTATTCGATCTATGTTTTAtaactatatatttttatataagattTTATGAACGAATCGTCGTAAAGTTTGAAGTGACAAATTTGCCCTCATAAGCTTAGACATCCTTTCAAGATTACATAACTACAATTAGCATAAACTCGCTTGAATTAAAGAAAtacataaaatcataaaatacCTAAAAACTCatgaatatattatcattatcaacaaaaattaaagaatttaaGATTACCCTAAGTGTGCACGCAAGTTCGTTAGCTTGAAGGATTTATATTCTACACGTAGGgttgatttaaaatatatttttattataaaaaatatatcagataAGATTTTGAAGTGTAagattaatgaatatatatatatataatctatttttctaaaataaaagtataggtatatatacacacacacatacctaTAGGTatataaaatctttttttattaattaaaaatattaagcatatatatatattatatatcttttttcttaaataaaaGTATAAGTATACGACGGCGTGCtgagaaaggagagagagagccGAGAAGGATCTGATCGTGGTGAGGGTTTCTGTTCTCTTGCCACCCACCTTCTCTTCTCCTCGAGGCTCTCGCCATCGCGTCTGCCAGTGCGTGTGGACTCCCGACCCCATCGAGATTTGTTGGTCGGGGTGGAGAATGGAGACCCTCCCAACGGCGGCGGATAAGCAGCAGCTCGTGTCGTCCTTCCTCGAGATCGCGCTCGGCCAGACCCCTGAGACCGCTACGCAGTTCCTTCAGGTTCGGTTCCCCACTCCTTTTGGATGAGTTACCCTTTTATACGGTTCTTGATTGCTCGATGGATGTTGGCTTGGTACAAATCGTAGGCCACATCATCCAAAATCCTCCCAAACTCGAGGTTttcctttctcctcttttcttccctCCCCGCCCCCCCTCCTTCTCTTGATTCACTGGAGGCTAGCAATGAGGAAATCAGTCTATGTGGCTGCGCGCCTTGGACCAATCCATCATGGAGGATCTGGTGTTGATGTTGTTCGATCCGTTCTTTAGTTGGAGATTAAGTTGGGTTTAAAGAGTGGTGAGAGTTTTAGGGTTTTCTGTACAGTAGTATGTTCTTAATGTTCTGGATAAATTCGGCAGGCAACGGGTTGGAAGCTTGAGGAGGCTCTCCAACTCTTTTACGTCGGCAATGAGGGTGGTGGGCTGGCGACGTCTTCCTTTCCGCCGCCTCCCACCGGAAGTCCTAGGTGAGTTTAAGGCAGCCATCGATGATAGTTCACTTCTTGTGGTGAGGAATTGTTCTGCAATTTCTCTACTTTTTGCAGCGAGCAGGAGAATGTTATGTCAAGCGGAAGTTTAGTGCAAGGTGCCCTCGAGGATGAAGTGCGTCCACCGTTACCTGTCAAAAGAGATACACTTTACGGGGATACACCTTTATTTAGGT is a window from the Musa acuminata AAA Group cultivar baxijiao chromosome BXJ2-1, Cavendish_Baxijiao_AAA, whole genome shotgun sequence genome containing:
- the LOC135598021 gene encoding calcium-dependent protein kinase 26-like yields the protein MGNTCRGSLAGNKYLPNYSGPVERSSSSTSSSDGTPRRRRHRHHNHLTSSTIADPTKPESDAVTMRRSGGGGDTWVLGHKTASLRDLYTLGRKLGQGQFGTTYLCTEGATGKEFACKSISKRKLTAKEDVEDVRREIQIMHHLSGHRNVVTIKGAYEDPLYVHIVMELCEGGELFDRIIQRGHYSERKAAELIRIVVGVVEACHSLGVMHRDLKPENFLLANKDDDSSLKAIDFGLSVFFKPGQIFTDVVGSPYYVAPEVLRKHYGPEADVWTAGVILYILLSGVPPFWAETQQGIFDAVLKGFIDFDTEPWPMISDSAKDLIRKMLCSRPSDRLTAHEVLCHPWICENGVAPDQALDPAVLSRLKQFSAMNKLKKMALRVIAESLSEEEIAGLREMFQAMDTDNSGAITFDELKEGLKRYGSNLKESEIRDLMDAADVDNSGTIDYGEFVAATIHLNKLEREEHLAAAFSYFDKDGSGYITVDELQQACKEHNMTDVLIEDIIQEVDQDNDGRIDYGEFVTMMRKGNMGHGRITMRNMRNSLKISRRDEPETP